A single Phragmites australis chromosome 4, lpPhrAust1.1, whole genome shotgun sequence DNA region contains:
- the LOC133916580 gene encoding steroid (22S)-hydroxylase — MGAIMASITSELLFFLPFILLALLTFYTTTVAKCHGSHRWRSTKKKRPNLPPGAPGWPFIGETFGYLRPHPATSIGQFMEQHVARYGKIYRSSLFGDRTVVSADAGLNRYILQNEGRLFECSYPRSIGGILGKWSMLVLVGDAHREMRAISLNFLSSVRLRAVLLPEVERHTLLVLRSWPPSSSDAAAFSAQHEAKKFTFNLMAKNIMSMDPGEEETEQLRREYITFMKGVVSAPLNFPGTAYWKALKSRAAILGVIERKMEERVQKMNKENSSVEEDDLLGWALKQSNLSKEQILDLLLSLLFAGHETSSMALALAIFFLEGCPKAVQELREEHLEIARRQRQRGASKLSWEDYKEMVFTQCVVNETLRLGNVVRFLHRKVIRDVHYNGYDIPSGWKILPILAAVHLDSSLYEDPNHFNPWRWKSNTPSSFMPYGGGTRLCAGSELAKLEMAVFLHHLVLNFRWELAEPDQAFVYPFVDFPKGLPIRVQRIAPEEEKILM; from the exons ATGGGCGCCATTATGGCCTCCATAACCAGCgagctcctcttcttcctccccttcaTCCTGCTGGCCCTACTCACCTTCTACACCACCACCGTCGCCAAATGCCACGGCAGCCACCGGTGGCGCTCAACGAAGAAGAAGCGGCCGAACCTGCCCCCCGGCGCCCCCGGCTGGCCGTTCATTGGCGAGACCTTCGGCTACCTCCGCCCCCACCCGGCCACCTCCATCGGCCAGTTCATGGAGCAGCACGTCGCACG GTACGGGAAGATATACCGGTCGAGCCTGTTCGGGGACCGGACGGTGGTGTCGGCGGACGCGGGTCTGAACCGGTACATCCTGCAGAACGAGGGGCGGCTGTTCGAGTGCAGCTACCCGCGCAGCATCGGCGGCATCCTGGGCAAGTGGTCCATGCtggtgctcgtcggcgacgcccACCGCGAGATGCGCGCCATCTCCCTCAACTTCCTCAGCTCCGTCCGCCTCCgcgccgtcctcctccccgaggTCGAGCGTCACACCCTGCTCGTCCTCCGGTCCTGGCCGCCCTCTtcctccgacgccgccgccttctccgcCCAGCACGAAGCCAAGAAG TTCACGTTTAACCTGATGGCGAAGAACATAATGAGCATGGACCcgggggaggaggagacggAGCAGCTGAGGCGGGAGTACATCACCTTCATGAAGGGCGTCGTGTCCGCGCCGCTCAACTTCCCGGGGACGGCCTACTGGAAGGCGCTCAAG TCTCGTGCTGCCATACTTGGAGTAATAGAGAGGAAGATGGAGGAGAGGGTTCAGAAAATGAACAAGGAGAATTCAAGTGTAGAGGAAGATGATCTTCTTGGATGGGCCCTGAAGCAATCCAATCTCTCGAAAGAACAGATCCTGGACCTCTTGCTGAGCCTGCTCTTCGCGGGACATGAGACGTCGTCAATGGCGCTGGCCCTGGCCATCTTCTTCCTAGAAGGATGCCCTAAAGCTGTCCAAGAACTCCGG GAGGAGCATCTTGAGATTGCTAGGAGACAAAGGCAAAGAGGGGCATCCAAATTGAGCTGGGAAGACTACAAGGAGATGGTTTTCACACAATGT GTTGTAAATGAGACACTACGGCTGGGCAACGTGGTCAGGTTCCTACACCGGAAAGTCATCCGGGATGTCCACTACAACG GGTACGACATACCAAGCGGATGGAAAATTCTGCCGATATTAGCGGCTGTTCATCTCGATTCATCGTTGTACGAAGACCCCAATCATTTCAATCCTTGGAGATGGAAG AGCAACACGCCCAGCAGCTTCATGCCGTACGGCGGCGGCACGCGGCTGTGCGCCGGGTCGGAGCTCGCCAAGCTGGAGATGGCCGTCTTCTTGCACCACCTGGTGCTCAACTTCCGGTGGGAGCTCGCCGAGCCGGACCAGGCCTTCGTGTATCCCTTCGTCGACTTCCCCAAGGGCCTACCGATCAGGGTCCAGAGGATTGCACCGGAAGAGGAGAAAATATTAATGTAG